One part of the Dioscorea cayenensis subsp. rotundata cultivar TDr96_F1 chromosome 2, TDr96_F1_v2_PseudoChromosome.rev07_lg8_w22 25.fasta, whole genome shotgun sequence genome encodes these proteins:
- the LOC120273835 gene encoding receptor-like protein EIX1 — MRSYILDLSNNNLEGSLPTTVKNYLFTSVDLSFNRFEGLIPEFEPSQLTVLDLTNNSFSVFSLSHNHINGSIPSFFCNLTSLALLDLSNNDMSGGIPHCWNSTSFLEVVDFSNNNFTGKIPDGLMSLTNLRSLHLRNNGFYGDLPLSLKMANKLVTLDIGENKLSGNIPTWLGENLSSLAVLRLRSNLLEGVIPEQLSKLSSLQILDLAHNNLSGCIPHFFGDFKAMASTNHNQWWSLLPIVSDVYFAYSYWGNSNSPNIFGYSESLLITAKGLQIEYQKILSLVTSMDLSNNKLSCELPEELTKLHGLHFLNLSGNLFSGKIPDNISDMKQLESLDLSKNNLSGSHSIKHIYFELYGSFKLVPQQFVRQNSIRQGNFRLSIHQPIIGTIISVDHLFRIVLMKHILQVQVRKKETKISQRCYGFM; from the exons ATGAGAAGTTATATTCTTGATCTTTCAAACAACAATTTGGAAGGGAGTCTACCAACTACTGTGAAAAATTATCTGTTCACTAgtgttgatttgagttttaacagATTTGAAGGCCTGATTCCTGAGTTTGAACCTTCCCAACTCACTGTTTTAGATCTCACCAACAACTCATTCTCAG TCTTCTCTTTATCTCATAATCATATCAATGGAAGCATTCCATCCTTCTTTTGTAATCTTACCTCCTTGGCATTGCTTGATTTATCTAACAATGATATGTCTGGAGGAATTCCCCACTGCTGGAATTCAACATCATTTTTGGAAGTTGTTGATTTCTCTAACAACAATTTTACTGGTAAAATTCCTGATGGCCTTATGTCCTTAACCAATCTCAGATCCTTACATTTGAGAAATAATGGCTTCTATGGTGATCTGCCCTTGTCCTTAAAAATGGCCAACAAGTTGGTCACTCTCGACATTGGTGAAAACAAACTCTCAGGTAACATACCGACATGGTTAGGGGAAAACCTTTCATCTTTAGCGGTTCTTCGCTTGAGATCAAATTTATTGGAAGGTGTCATCCCAGAACAATTATCAAAACTCTCCTCTCTTCAAATCCTGGACCTTGCACACAACAACCTATCAGGTTGCATTCCTCATTTTTTTGGAGATTTCAAAGCCATGGCATCCACAAACCACAATCAATGGTGGTCTTTGCTTCCCATTGTCAGTGACGTATATTTTGCTTATTCTTACTGGGGCAATAGTAATTCTCCAAATATATTTGGCTACTCAGAATCTCTCCTGATAACAGCAAAGGGTTTGCAAATTGAATACCAAAAAATTCTATCATTAGTCACAAGCATGGACTTATCAAACAATAAGCTTTCCTGTGAGTTGCCTGAAGAACTAACTAAACTACATGGGCTGCACTTCTTGAATCTTTCTGGTAACCTTTTCAGTGGAAAGATACCAGATAATATCAGTGACATGAAACAGCTGGAATCACTTGATCTATCAAAGAACAATTTATCCGGCTCTCATTCCATCAAGCATATCTACTTTGAACTTTATGGGTCATTTAAACTTGTCCCACAACAGTTTGTCCGGCAAAATTCCATCAGGCAGGGCAACTTCAGACTTTCGATCCATCAGCCTATAATTGGAACAATAATCTCTGTGGACCACCTCTTCagaattgttttaatgaaacaCATTCTCCAAGTGCAAGTGAGGAAGAAGGAAACAAAGATCAGTCAGAGATGTTATGGCTTTATGTAA
- the LOC120270947 gene encoding receptor-like protein EIX1 isoform X2: protein MLPLFLVSLLISLAITINGKSCIDTERQALLSIKSGIQLSNNQSWLYAWTGHDCCNWPGVACNNVTSHVIKLDLRQYPNDFFYYYDMPPSKLDSSLSQLHHLKHLDLSSNNFNNSPIPDFIGSLSNLEYLNLSSAGFSGVIPHEALGNLSNLHVLDINYYISEDSFLSTDNLHWLSGMTRLQHLDLTNVDLSMVSDWLHHINMLPSVLVLKLSNAYLQAGGMHDATLLHHLNFTSLRVLDLSDNSLNTTLPDWLFQLRGLIHLDLSYCDLYGNLPVSIGNLSKLRTLLLDTNHFGVIPESLGNLTELVSFGLSANMITKLPDSIGRLHKLEKFVLSGNQLKGRISQGIWELTNLQLLDLSLNMLEGEIPEAFGNLKLLQYFDADGNKLSGKLPETIGNLVHLQFLDLSKNAISGKLPESLGNLGQLQTMKMPSNGITGPLPESTGKLSSLRELDLSQNNITGTLPKGMGNLCKLQSLNLDNNSISGDINDLVDGLSKCRENKQNGSESGSKDGLSTLSFGNNKLNGTISTSIELALLFRLG, encoded by the exons ATGTTGCCTCTTTTCCTTGTTTCCCTTCTCATATCATTAGCTATTACCATAAATGGAAAAAGTTGTATTGACACTGAAAGGCAAGCTCTTCTCAGCATCAAATCAGGCATTCAACTGAGCAACAACCAAAGCTGGCTCTATGCTTGGACTGGCCATGATTGCTGCAACTGGCCAGGAGTTGCCTGCAACAATGTAACCAGCCATGTCATCAAGCTTGATCTCCGACAGTACCCTAAtgacttcttttattattatgacaTGCCACCAAGTAAGTTGGACTCTTCTCTCTCTCAACTTCACCACTTAAAACACTTAGACTTGAGCAGCAACAACTTCAATAACTCTCCCATTCCAGACTTCATTGGCTCtctttccaaccttgaatacctTAACCTCTCCAGTGCTGGATTTAGTGGTGTCATTCCACATGAGGCTCTTGGAAACCTATCAAATTTGCATGTCCTTGACATTAACTATTACATCTCAGAAGACTCATTTCTGTCCACTGATAACCTTCACTGGCTGTCTGGAATGACCAGATTGCAGCACCTTGACTTGACTAATGTGGACCTCTCAATGGTCTCTGATTGGCTTCATCATATCAATATGCTTCCTTCTGTACTTGTCTTGAAACTGTCAAATGCTTATCTCCAAGCTGGTGGTATGCATGATGCTACTCTGCTTCATCATCTCAACTTCACATCTCTTCGTGTGCTTGATCTCTCTGACAATAGCCTTAACACCACTCTGCCTGATTGGTTGTTCCAACTCAGAGGTTTGATCCATCTTGATCTTTCTTATTGTGATCTTTATGGCAATTTACCGGTTTCCATCGGAAACCTCAGTAAGTTGAGAACCTTGCTCTTGGATACTAACCATTTTGGAGTGATCCCAGAGTCCTTGGGGAATCTTACTGAGTTAGTATCCTTTGGTTTGTCTGCTAATATGATCACAAAGCTGCCAGATAGCATAGGGAGGCTGCACAAGTTGGAGAAGTTTGTATTGTCTGGAAACCAATTGAAAGGAAGGATTTCTCAAGGTATTTGGGAACTGACAAACCTGCAGCTCTTGgatttatcattaaatatgCTTGAAGGAGAGATACCTGAAGCCTTTGGAAATCTCAAACTTTTGCAGTACTTTGACGCTGATGGTAACAAACTCAGCGGCAAATTGCCTGAAACTATAGGGAATCTTGTTCACCTGCAGTTTCTAGATTTGTCAAAAAATGCAATAAGTGGAAAGTTACCAGAGAGCCTCGGAAATCTTGGCCAGTTGCAGACGATGAAAATGCCGAGTAATGGCATAACCGGGCCATTACCAGAATCCACAGGAAAGCTCTCTAGCTTAAGGGAGCTCGATTTATCGCAGAACAACATTACCGGAACATTGCCAAAAGGCATGGGAAACTTGTGCAAGTTACAGTCCTTAAATTTGGATAACAATTCTATCAGTGGGGACATTAATGATCTCGTTGATGGATTGTCTAAATGCAGGGAGAACAAGCAGAATGGTTCTGAATCAGGAAGCAAGGATGGTCTAAGCACACTAAGTTTTGGAAACAACAAGTTGAATGGCACAATTTCGACGAGCATAG AGTTGGCCCTGCTTTTCCGACTTGGCTAA
- the LOC120270947 gene encoding LRR receptor-like serine/threonine-protein kinase isoform X1, producing MLPLFLVSLLISLAITINGKSCIDTERQALLSIKSGIQLSNNQSWLYAWTGHDCCNWPGVACNNVTSHVIKLDLRQYPNDFFYYYDMPPSKLDSSLSQLHHLKHLDLSSNNFNNSPIPDFIGSLSNLEYLNLSSAGFSGVIPHEALGNLSNLHVLDINYYISEDSFLSTDNLHWLSGMTRLQHLDLTNVDLSMVSDWLHHINMLPSVLVLKLSNAYLQAGGMHDATLLHHLNFTSLRVLDLSDNSLNTTLPDWLFQLRGLIHLDLSYCDLYGNLPVSIGNLSKLRTLLLDTNHFGVIPESLGNLTELVSFGLSANMITKLPDSIGRLHKLEKFVLSGNQLKGRISQGIWELTNLQLLDLSLNMLEGEIPEAFGNLKLLQYFDADGNKLSGKLPETIGNLVHLQFLDLSKNAISGKLPESLGNLGQLQTMKMPSNGITGPLPESTGKLSSLRELDLSQNNITGTLPKGMGNLCKLQSLNLDNNSISGDINDLVDGLSKCRENKQNGSESGSKDGLSTLSFGNNKLNGTISTSIATWSMWTSLITRCN from the exons ATGTTGCCTCTTTTCCTTGTTTCCCTTCTCATATCATTAGCTATTACCATAAATGGAAAAAGTTGTATTGACACTGAAAGGCAAGCTCTTCTCAGCATCAAATCAGGCATTCAACTGAGCAACAACCAAAGCTGGCTCTATGCTTGGACTGGCCATGATTGCTGCAACTGGCCAGGAGTTGCCTGCAACAATGTAACCAGCCATGTCATCAAGCTTGATCTCCGACAGTACCCTAAtgacttcttttattattatgacaTGCCACCAAGTAAGTTGGACTCTTCTCTCTCTCAACTTCACCACTTAAAACACTTAGACTTGAGCAGCAACAACTTCAATAACTCTCCCATTCCAGACTTCATTGGCTCtctttccaaccttgaatacctTAACCTCTCCAGTGCTGGATTTAGTGGTGTCATTCCACATGAGGCTCTTGGAAACCTATCAAATTTGCATGTCCTTGACATTAACTATTACATCTCAGAAGACTCATTTCTGTCCACTGATAACCTTCACTGGCTGTCTGGAATGACCAGATTGCAGCACCTTGACTTGACTAATGTGGACCTCTCAATGGTCTCTGATTGGCTTCATCATATCAATATGCTTCCTTCTGTACTTGTCTTGAAACTGTCAAATGCTTATCTCCAAGCTGGTGGTATGCATGATGCTACTCTGCTTCATCATCTCAACTTCACATCTCTTCGTGTGCTTGATCTCTCTGACAATAGCCTTAACACCACTCTGCCTGATTGGTTGTTCCAACTCAGAGGTTTGATCCATCTTGATCTTTCTTATTGTGATCTTTATGGCAATTTACCGGTTTCCATCGGAAACCTCAGTAAGTTGAGAACCTTGCTCTTGGATACTAACCATTTTGGAGTGATCCCAGAGTCCTTGGGGAATCTTACTGAGTTAGTATCCTTTGGTTTGTCTGCTAATATGATCACAAAGCTGCCAGATAGCATAGGGAGGCTGCACAAGTTGGAGAAGTTTGTATTGTCTGGAAACCAATTGAAAGGAAGGATTTCTCAAGGTATTTGGGAACTGACAAACCTGCAGCTCTTGgatttatcattaaatatgCTTGAAGGAGAGATACCTGAAGCCTTTGGAAATCTCAAACTTTTGCAGTACTTTGACGCTGATGGTAACAAACTCAGCGGCAAATTGCCTGAAACTATAGGGAATCTTGTTCACCTGCAGTTTCTAGATTTGTCAAAAAATGCAATAAGTGGAAAGTTACCAGAGAGCCTCGGAAATCTTGGCCAGTTGCAGACGATGAAAATGCCGAGTAATGGCATAACCGGGCCATTACCAGAATCCACAGGAAAGCTCTCTAGCTTAAGGGAGCTCGATTTATCGCAGAACAACATTACCGGAACATTGCCAAAAGGCATGGGAAACTTGTGCAAGTTACAGTCCTTAAATTTGGATAACAATTCTATCAGTGGGGACATTAATGATCTCGTTGATGGATTGTCTAAATGCAGGGAGAACAAGCAGAATGGTTCTGAATCAGGAAGCAAGGATGGTCTAAGCACACTAAGTTTTGGAAACAACAAGTTGAATGGCACAATTTCGACGAGCATAG CAACTTGGAGTATGTGGACTTCTCTTATAACTCGTTGCAATTGA